The segment TACCACAGCAACGACCACCCCAACCGAACAGCCGGGCAAGCGCAAGGCCGTCCTCATCGCCATCACGGCCGCCTTCCTCGTGGCCGGCGCGGCCTGGGCAGTTTATTACCAACTGGTGCTGGCCAAGGAAGAAGTCACGGACAACGCCTATGTGGGCGGCAACCTCGTCACCCTGTCCGCGCAAGTGACGGGCAATGTCGACGCCATCCGCGCCGACGAGACGCAGATGGTCAAGGCGGGCGCGCCGCTGATCACCCTGAACGCCATCGATGCGGACCTGGCCCTGAGCCAGGCCGAGGCACGCCTGGGCAACGTCGTGCGCCAGGAGCGCGAACGCTATGCGAATGTGGCGCAGTACGACGCCGTCATCGAACAGCGCCGCCTGGCGCTGGCCACGGCGCAGGGCAACCTGGCGCGCCGTGCGCCGCTGGCCGCGGACCAGACGATCTCGGGCGAAGACCTGGCCCATGCGAAACAGGCCGTCGACGACGCGAAAGCGGCCTTGGCCGTGGCCCAGCGCCAGGCCGAGTCCGCCAAATCGGGCGTGGCCGGCGTGCGCCTGGCCAGCCATCCGGCGATTTTGTCCGCCAGGGGCGACGTGCTGCAGGCATGGCTGGCCGTGCGCCGCAATGCCGTGGTCGCGCCCGTCTCGGGTTACGTGGCCAAGCGCAGCGTGCAGCTGGGCACGCACGTGACGCCGGGCACGCCCTTGATGTCCATCGTGCCGCTCGACCAGTTATGGGTCGACGCCAACTTCAAGGAATCCGAACTGCGCAACATCCGCGTGGGCCAGGCGGCGACCATCGAAACGGATCTATATGGCAGCAAGGTGGTGTACCACGGCAAGGTGCTGGGCATGTCGGCCGGCACGGGCAGCGCGTTTTCCCTGTTGCCGGCGCAAAACGCCACGGGCAACTGGATCAAGGTGGTGCAGCGTGTGCCCGTGCGCATCACGCTCGACCCCAAGGAACTGGCCGCCCACCCGCTGCGCATCGGCCTGTCGACCACGGTGACGGTCGATACCAGCCATGGCGAAGGCGCGACCCTGGACCAGCCGATGGTGGCCTCCACCGTCTACACTACCAAGGCGCTGGAACAGCCGGTGGGCGAGGCGGAGAAGGTGGCCGATGCGATCATTGCGCAGAATCTTGCCCATTAAACCGTCCGTTGAACTCAAACGACATCCGGGGTCAGACCCGCCGGGTCTGACCTCAGCCTTACTTAACCCGACACCACCAAC is part of the Janthinobacterium sp. 67 genome and harbors:
- a CDS encoding HlyD family secretion protein, with the protein product MSSDTTATTTPTEQPGKRKAVLIAITAAFLVAGAAWAVYYQLVLAKEEVTDNAYVGGNLVTLSAQVTGNVDAIRADETQMVKAGAPLITLNAIDADLALSQAEARLGNVVRQERERYANVAQYDAVIEQRRLALATAQGNLARRAPLAADQTISGEDLAHAKQAVDDAKAALAVAQRQAESAKSGVAGVRLASHPAILSARGDVLQAWLAVRRNAVVAPVSGYVAKRSVQLGTHVTPGTPLMSIVPLDQLWVDANFKESELRNIRVGQAATIETDLYGSKVVYHGKVLGMSAGTGSAFSLLPAQNATGNWIKVVQRVPVRITLDPKELAAHPLRIGLSTTVTVDTSHGEGATLDQPMVASTVYTTKALEQPVGEAEKVADAIIAQNLAH